The DNA window AATGCGTGAAACCCTTGATATTGGGTTTAGAAACCCGGTTTCTCTGCCCGTTTGCAGGATCTCCGGTTTCTTGCGAGAATCAATGCGTGAAACCCTTGATATTGGGTTTAGAAACCCGGTTTCTCTGCCCGTTTGCAGGATCTCCGGCTTCTTGCGAGAATCAATACGTGAAACCCTTGATATTGGGTTTAGAAACCCGGTTTCTCTGCCCGTTTGCAGGATCTCCAGTTATTCGGATTTCAGGGATGCCATATCAATCACGAAGCGGTACTTCACATCAGCCTTGAGCAGGCGATCGTAGGCTTCGTTGACCTTCTGAATGGGAATCACTTCAACATCGGCAGTGATGTTGTGCTTGCCGCAAAAATCGAGCATTTCCTGGGTTTCGGGAATGCCGCCAATCATGGAGCCGGAGAGACTGCGGCGACCCATAATCAGGCTAAATGCGGCAACATCCAGGGGCTTTTCGGGCGCACCGACCAGGGTGATGTTGCCATCCAGACGGAGCAGGTTGAGATAGGCATTAATGTCGTGTTTGGCAGAAACGGTATCGAGGATAAAATCGAAGCTGCCTGCGTGCTTCTGCATCTCGTCAGCATTGCGGGAAACCACGACTTCATCGGCACCAAGACGCAGGGCATCTTCCGTCTTGTCGGGGGACGTGGTAAAGACAACAACGTGCGCTCCCAGCGCATGAGCAATCTTTACGCCCATGTGCCCCAGGCCACCCAGACCGACCACGCCGACTTTCTTACCTTCTGTAACGCCCCAGTGATGGAGGGGCGAATAGGTGGTGATACCTGCACACAGAAGCGGCGCAGCTCCAGCCAAATCGAGATTCGGCGGAACGCGCAGCACAAAGCGTTCATCAACAACCACGCTATTGGAGTAGCCACCATAAGTCATTGGAGCAGTCTTGTGCTTGTCGGGGGAGTTGTAGGTGAAGATCGTATTTTGGCAAAACTGTTCAAAGCCAGCCTTGCAATTGGGACAGGTTCCATCCGAATCGACCATACAGCCGACTCCCACAAGATCACCGGACTTGAACTTGGTGACGGCTGAACCAACCTCAGTGACCCGTCCCACAATCTCATGACCGGGCACGATCGGATAGGTTGTGGACATGAAATCGCTCCACTCATCCCGCACTGCATGCAGGTCAGAATGGCAGATGCCGCAGAAGAGGATCTCAATCTGCACATCGGTTTCGGTGGGATCGCGCCGCGCGATCGTGTCAGCGGCTAGGGGAGATGTGGCGCTGGCAGCAGAATAAGCTTTGGTGTTGTACATGAATGATGCTCCTAATTGTTGACGTTTGGTGTCTGGTATTGTTCATCGCTGACCTTCTCCAGCCAGTCTACAGGCTTGCCGTCGAGCCATTCCTGAATCGCAATATGCGTCATGGCTGTGGTGGGTGAAGCACCGTGCCAGTGTTTCTCATCTGGCTCAAACCAGATTACGTCTCCTGGTCGAATGGGTTCGATCGCCTCACCCCAGCGCTGGACGAAACCACTGCCAGCGGTCACGATCAGGGTTTGTCCTAACGGATGGGTGTGCCAGGCAGTTCGAGCGCCTGGCTCGAACGTGACGCTGGCTCCGGAGGTACGGGCTGGTTCCTGTGCCTCGAATAGGGGATCAATTCGCACTGTGCCAGTAAAATACGCGTCCGGTCCTCTGCTGGAAGGCTGGGAGCCACTTCGTTTGATGTCCATTGGTTGAATTCCTTCACTGGATGCCATGTCGATTGCTGCCCAATCGTAGAGATTGAGTTCTAATTATTTGCTCTATCGCTAGGAATGAAAGTTTCAGGCAGTAGGGTTAGCCTTGATGCCGTTTGGGTTGTCAGGCGGCGAACCCCTTGCCTCATCAAACCTGAGTTGTCTCTTGAATAAAAATCCAGACGCTTACCAGAAGCCGGAATTGTTTTCATTGCTTTAACCTCATTTTAGGAGTACTCAAAGGCAAGCAATAGAACGATCGTCCAGGATCATTGTACAATCCTGCAAATTTATACGCATTTTGATGCAAGCCACGTTAGATTTTTGTACAGGCTTGGCACTGCCAAACCTTTTCGAACTGGATGTGCCCAAAAAATTTTGAACCGGGATTAAAAATGAATGCTGTAAAAACAAGTGAAACGTTCGATATAGTCTCAATCAACAACCCACAGGCAAAGCGCGAGGACGATCGATCTCAAGCCAACCGGGAGGAACTGACGGAGCGAATTGCCCAGGCGATTCGGCAGGATGGGATGACCCTTGCGGTATCTGCGGAGCAGCACGAAGCCCTGAAAGGATTGTACTTCAATCGCGCTTCTGCACCCTCGGAATGCGCTCATAGTGTCTCGATTCCAGCCTTTTGTGTAATTGCTCAGGGCAGCAAAGAAGTGCTTCTGGGGAGCGATCGTTATCAATACGACCCGATGCATTACCTGCTGGCGACAGCCGAACTGCCCATTGCCAGCCAGATTCTGGAAGCATCGCCAGAAAAACCGTACTTGAGCCTTCGTCTCGATCTCGACCCCACCCTGGTTGGTTCCGTCATGGTCGAGGCTGGCTATGCCTCAGCCCAGAGGGGGGCGAGTGTTAAGGCGATCGATGTCAGCCCGTTGGATGCTGACCTGTTAGATGCGGTAGTGCGGCTCGTCCGGCTGCTCGATTCCCCGACGGAAGCCCATGTACTTGCACCCCTGATTAAGCGAGAGATTATCTATCGTCTGCTGATGGGAGCACAAGGGAATCGGTTGTGTCAGATTGCCGTTTTGAGTGGCTACACCCACCACATTGCCAAAGCCGTCGATCGCTTGCGGAAAGACTTTAATCAACCGCTGCGAATTGAAGACATCGCACGGGAACTGGGCATGAGTGTTTCAGGTTTCCACCATCACTTCAAGTCGGTCACTGCCATGAGTCCGTTGCAGTTCCAGAAGCAACTGCGGCTCCAGGAGGCGCGTCGGCTGATGCTGGGAGAAAACCTGGATGCAACCAGTGCCGCCTACCGCGTGGGGTATGACGATGCCTCGCACTTTAATCGGGAGTACAAGCGGCTTTTTGGTGCGCCCCCCATGCGCGATGTAGAGCGGCTGAGAGCAACGGCTCAGTTGGGTTCAACATAACCAGCGATCGCTGTTTTTCTACCCAGGGCAACCAGGACAACGACAAGCATTGCCATGCCAAAGGTGAAGGCTGTAACCTTCTCATGCAGCAGGAAGGCAGAGGCAAACAGCGTTAGAAAGGGTTGGAGCAGTTGCACCTGACTGACGCGCGCGACACCTCCAATCGCCAGTCCGTGATACCAGGCAAAGAAGCCGAGAAACATGCTGAAGACGCTGACATAGCCGAAGCCCAACCAGGACTGGAGTGAAGCCTGTATTCCGTGATGAATAGAAGCCAGCAGAACAGGTACAGCTAAGAAAGGAGCCGCCAGTACCAGTGCCCAGCAAATCACCTGCCAACCCCCCAATTCCCGCGATAGCCTCCCTCCCTCAGCGTATCCAATTGCTGCCGCTGCCACAGCACCCAGCAACGCTAAATCTGCATTTTGCAAGTGTCCTCCAGCCGACAGCAAGGCAAATAAAACCACGATCGCGCTACCTAAACCACTGCAAACCCAAAAGGCTAAGGAGGGACGGTCTCCGGTCCGCACTGCGCCTGCCAGTGCTGTGGCTAACGGTAAGATGCCCAGGACGATCGCCCCGTGTGCCGCTGGCAAAGACTGCATTGCCCAGGCGGAAAGCAACGGAAACCCAACAATTACCCCGGCGGCAATCACCCCTAAACTGGGAAGATGCCGTTGCGAAGGGAGGGGCTGGCGGGTGATTTTCAGTAACAGGGCAGCCAGAATGGCTGCGATCACTGCCCGACCCAACCCAACGATGGTGGCATCCAGTTCGGCTACCGCCAGCCGAGTTGCGGGTAGGGTCAGACTGAAGGTGAGCACACCCAAAAATCCAAACGCGAATCCCAGCGTTTCTGGATGAATCTTGTGGCCGCTGTGGCGCTGCCGACGAGAGCCAGCGGGCTGTATGCCGATGCGCGGATGATGGTGTTTAGTCCTCATTTGACTGTGCTCAAACTCCTGCTGTAGTGCTGCACAGACGTGGGTAATTCCACACTAGCCTGGAGTTGCGGATCAGGAATCGGCGTGAGCGTGGTCTGGTGTAAGGGCAATTCTCCTGCCCAAATCGGTAAGGCATAATCGGCGTCATCGTCTTTGGGGGGGCCAGTTCGCACTTTGGCTGAGGCTTCATGCAAAGGCAGGGATAGGACGAGAGTTCCGGCAAGTTCTTGTGGATTGGGCGGACGCACTTCTGCCCAGCGTCCCGGTACGACGTGTTCTGTAAACGCTTTTAAGGCTTCCAGTTTTTCGGTGCCTGATTCAACGACGATCGCTTTGCCAAAGATCACGACCGAACGATAATTCATCGAGTGGTGAAAGGCCGATCGCGCCAGAACAAGTCCATCCAGCAGAGTGACGGTGACGCAAACATCCACACCTGCTTTCAGGGTGCGTAGCATCCGACTGGCAGGAGAACCATGAATATACAGTCGATCTTCAACTCTGCCGTAAGCGGTGGGAATAACAAAAGGTTGCCCTTCCACCACAAACCCAACCTGACAGATTAAGGCTTGATCCAGAATTTGGTGAATAAGGGCGCGATCGTAATTGCCCCGTTGAGGGATGCGTTTAATCTGAGTGCGTTGGGTAATTGCAAAAGAATCTAATTGTGTTTCTGAATTAATTGAATGCATGATGATTCTTAGGCTCGTGGATTAAATGAGGTGTAATTGTGCGTAGGGGTGTGGCACTCAGTCAAAAGTCCTTGCTTCTGTCTCAGAAACTGCTACCGAATGCCGCGCCCGTACAGAAGAATTGCAATTTATTCAATTTTCAGTTCAGATGGCTATCTCCCGTAAATCTAATCGCATTAAGTTACTCTCAAAAAATCCTAAGTGGGAATAAACGGGTTTGCCGGATGGAGAGGCGTTGAGCACAGCATGGGTGCAACCAATGGTTTTAAGGTGGGCGATCGTCTGTTGCGTCAATTGGGTGGCAATCCCCTGATGGCGATGGGCTGGTTCGACGTACACGCCCCAGATATATCCATCACAGCGATCGGTGGCGTTCATGATGTTGGGATACAGTCCGGCAAACCGCTGCCCACCCGCAGAACCCACCACCCGCCCTTCGACTGTTGCCACGAAGGCTTGATAGCCCAGGGTTTCACGCGCTTGACGAATAAATTGCAGGGTAATTTTTAACCAACTGGGTGAGATGGCGGATTCTGCTACCTGGTTATCTAACCACATCTGATAAAAGTGTTGGGCAATGAGTGTATCCTCTGCCGAAGTTGCTGCCCTCACCTGAAACCGTTGTTGCGTCAGCATGTTGGTCTGGCTTGAATCTCATCATCCAGAGCCTACCTCACTCAAGTGGACTCCCACAATAGCCAATTTTCCACTTTTGCACCAGTCCACTTCGTGCGCCCTCTAACCTTGCTAGCAGTACACGGCGGAAATACACCTACTGTTCTTTGTCAGCACTCAGTCCTCAGTAGTTGAATATCCTCACCTGAAACCCGGTTTCTCGGATACTGTACCGATGCTCTAGATGGTGAGTGCCTTAATCTGTAGCGGACAGTTGAGTTTACCTGCCTGGGAACCCTACGTGCCGAGTCGAGCGACCCAAGCGCAAAGTGTAGAGCGACGGTGGAGACGGTTTTTGGGCAATCAACGGGTACGGGTCAGTCGGCTGTATCTGCCGTTGGTGATGGCTGCGTTAAGCGGATGGAAGCAGCATCGTCTATATCTTGCTTTGGACACGAGCGTGTTGTGGAACCGATATTGCATGATTCATCGGTCGGTTGTGTGTTGCGGGCGTGCGGTGCCATTGCTATGGAGGGTCTTGGAGCATGGCAGTGCAACCGTTGCCTTCGGGGAGTATCAACCGTTGCTGCGAAAAGCACGTTGGTTGCTGCGCCAGCATCCCGATGTGATGCTGTTGGCTGACCGAGGGTTTGCCAATCATGAGTTGATGGAGTGGTTACAAGCGAGTCGGTGGCACTATTGCTTTCGCATCCCCTGCGATGTCCTGCTCCATGGTGCCAGCAAGTATCCCAGGATAGTGAGCAGTTTATATCCACCCCTGGGAGAAGCTCGGTTGTACCGTCATGTGCGCTTATGGACCGATGGTGTGCATCGATGTAATTTAGTGTTGGCAACCGTTAAAGGAGCCAAAGAATCTTGGGCTGTCGTCACCGATGAAGCTCCTTCACTGCAAACCTTATGGCAGTACGCGCTGCGGTTTCGAGTCGAAGAATTATTTTTGGATAGCAAGTCAGGGGCATTTGAGTTAGAAGATTCACGATTACGTTGTGAAGCCGCATTGGAACGGCTCTATCTGTTCGCAGCACTGACTCTGCTCTATGCCACCGCACAAGGAATGTCGGTGCAAATCGCTGGGTTGCGTCAACAGGTTGACCCTCACTGGCGGCGGGGCATTAGCTACCTCAAAATCGGCTTGCGCTGGCTTCGGGGCGTTGTCCATAAAGGACGGCAACTCCTCTCTCCTCTCCCATTGCTCCCGCAAGACCCAGAACCTTGTTTTGCCTCGAATCGGGCTGAACAAGATTTTTATCACCAGATTTGGTTTACTCGAATTCGTTCCTTAACCTGCAAGCCTTGATCTACCTGTCATTTACTAAAATGTGTCAGGCAGTCAGCTATTGATCTGTATCGCACAAAATCCGAATTAGTTCCGGGGAAAGTCGATCAGCATTCCTGAAGAGTCGGTCGATCGCAGCGAGTCTACGTTGGCAAATACGTGATGATTCCCGATACGACCCTGCTAACGGGCTGCTCATATAGTGTTCGATTGAACTACGCGACACACCAGCTAGCTTTGCAAGTTCAGAATATGAGACTTCCCAGGACTCCAAGAACTGAGCGGGAGTAATGGGAGGCGGACAGTTCAAGTACAGGTGCTCGAATAGCTGCCAATGTTGTTCGGACGGGGGACGTGCCATAGAAAATTAAACCAAGAGTGGGTGGGTCATTTCGTAAGTACGAGGGGATTGTGGACGGGCATTACCGCTAAGTCATCCTCAAATGCCCAGTCAAGGTCGATGAAGGCACTTGAAAGCGAAGCTTTATCAAGCAGGACGGAATAGTGATACCCGATCGCTTTAACACTCCCTTCAGTTGCCCAGACGAAACCGACGATATGCTCAAAGTCTGGATCTTTGAGCGCTTTCCAATAGACCCATTGTCCGATCTGGAACTTAGGGACGGGTAAATAAAGCGGAGGTGGCTGTGGGAGAGCGATCGATGGCAGTAGAAGGGGATCTGGCATGGGCTTTTCAGAATGACTGTGACGGCAAAGAGCGTGAGGTAATAACGGATTGGTAGCTGATGCAACTCAGCAGCAATCAACTGCTGTGGAGAACTCCAACATGATTTGTAGCTGTTTGTGGCTAATATGGGCTTTAATAGGTTCACTAAAGCTACAAATGAGGTTTCATGGAGACTGAGATGTATCATCTAAGCAACATTGACACACAAGAATCCGTGAGTAAGCGACTTCACGTCACACTTCCAGATGGGGTTTACCTCAAGTTGGAGACCTGGGCAGAGTCAGAGGCAAGACCTGTAGCGAACTTGGCAGCGTATCTGCTGCAAAAAGTCATAGGGGAGGCTGAAGACTAAGGAAAAATCCCTCAGCCCAGGATTGACAGAACTAAGTAAGGGGCGATCGCCATGACGACGCAACTCATACAATCACCCAAACCAAGACAGGCGAAGGTCGTTCATAACCTTACCTGGGAACAACTGGAGGAGATCGATCGCTCCTTGGAAGACTTTCCAGGGATGAGACTTGCCTATCTTGATGGGACGCTGGAAATCATGCCGATTAGCCCAGAGCATGAGAATTTTAAGTCCACCATTTCTCGGCTGCTAGAAACCTACCTGGATGAAACGGATATCCGCTACTACAGACGGGGTGGACCATCCTACGGCAATAAAGAGTTAGGTGCCAGGAATGAGCCGGATGAGTCCTATAACCTTGATTCCCGTAAATCCTTTCCAGACCTGGTGATTGAGGTCGTCATCTCCAGCGGCGGGGTCAACAAGCTCGAAGGGTATCGCCGCATGGGAGTGACGGAGGTATGGTTCTGGGAAGATGGAGTTTTGCAAATTAACCATCTCAGAGAAACTGGGTACGAGTTGGTCAGCCGCAGCGAACTCTTACCAGGGCTACCGTTAGATCTCTTCCGCCGCTACATCACTTATCACGACCAATACGATGCTGTGAGAGAATTCCGACAGGCTCTCCGCAAAGGTTTTGGGAGAGGTGACGGCGGCTAGCCCAGTGCCTTGTCAAACAGGTTTTCAAAAACTGCTTCATTTTCCGGGATCTGCTGTTAGATCAAAACACTCTCATTCCGATCTGGTTCTTTTCTGATTTTGGTGATCGATGTTTGGAGTGGTATCTGGATCGGCAGGAAACTGCTCAACTGGCTAATACAACCCTTCGTTGCAAGAGGTCAAAACCAGCCCGACCGTACATCTGCCGCTTGAGCATCTTCAATCGATTGATTTGTCCTTCCACTTGTCCATTGCTCACTGCTAAAGTCACGCCTGCTTTAACCGCCTCATAATCCTCCTGCAAACTCTTAGCAAAGTTCTGAAACTGTTTGATAGAGCTATTGCTGGCTTGCTCCAACCAGAGGTCAAGGAGCTCTGGCAATCGTTGTCGAACTAAATCTGCAAATTGTTGAGCGAGATGGATTGCCGTTACCAATTCAGGATGCTGTTGTAACTCAAGGCGTAGCGATTCATCCTCGGTAGAGCGCTGCGGTCGCGGGTTTAACACCAACCATGCCGCGCGCCGGGCACTCAAAGGAGGTTGCTTTGATTCGATGCTGGCAGGAGTCGGTCCTCGCCCCTCCAGAGTGCTTAACTGTTGCCGCTGCGCTTGACGCAGTTGATGAGTATACTTGGCAACGGTTTTATAGGTCCCCTGATATCCCTGCTGCTGAATGTCCTCAAACAATTGCTGCGTCTGGCGTTGCCCAGCATTCCATTGCTCCAGTAAATACGATTTGTAGGGAGTCAGGATGCTAGGACGGGAGCGCCGCCGTGGAGATGGCTGCCATTCGGGAAAACTGGGAGCCGCTAGGTAAGTAAACACAGTTCGTTCACCCATGCCTCAATCATGCGCAATATCGAGTACCTGATAGCCCTGCTGGCGCAGTTTGTGAACCTGTTCATAGTTTGCTAGTCGCTTTGCTCGTCGTTGCTGCGCCCGGTACTGCTGGACGGTCAGTGGTTCAACGGGAGCAGCTACTAAGGTTTTGCCCAAAGCTTGATGATGAGCCAGGTCCACGGCTTTGAGGGCAACACTTTGCGTGGCTAGAAAGCGCTCTATGTCAAATGTCAACTACCTTTTTGAGAAATGACAGCTACTTGGCGGATTTATAGAACCCATTTGGGATCTATATAATGGTGAATGAAGGCATCTATAATCCTCTAATTTAACGGCTATGGCATATTCGAGCAGTCTCACTGATGCAGAATGGGAAATTCTTGAACCGCTGTTGCCTCAGATATTACCCAAGAAGAAACGGACCCGACCCTGCGATTGGACGAAGCGGGAGATCATTGATGGCATCCTTTATCAACTCAAGAACGGTTGCAATTGGGAAGACTTACCCAAAGACTTACCTCCCTACTCGACGGTGTATTGGCACTACAAGCAGTGGCGGGAAGCTGGGGTGATCGAGAAACTGATGGGAGTATTGCATGGACAGGTGCGGGAACAGGTTAAAAAAAAGCCCAAATGGACGAGGTTAATCATCATTGACTCGCAAGCGGTGAAGAATACTTGCAATGCCAGTGTAGACTCAAAGGGCTTCTGTTTTTACAAAGCGACCAATGGGATTAAAAGGCACCTGGCTGTTGATACGCTTGGGTTTCCCTTTTTCACTCATTGCACAAAAGCTGATGTTTCCGATGATCTGGGATTGCTTGAGATGTTGACGCTCAACATTGACTATTTCAAGTCAAAACCTGTTAACATTCCCAAGATTACCATCTTGCTCGACCACGGCTATCACATTGATGCTTTGATTGAAGCATTGGAGCAGGTTTATCCTCAAATTATGACGAAAATCAGGTTTGAGCGTTCAACCAAACCCTCGAAACAAGAGAAAGCAGCGCAAGGAAAATCTGGATTTGTCCCAGCAGTCGCAAGATGGGTCATCGAACGATCCAATGCTTGGATGGAGCGGTGTAAAAGTTTGGTTAAAAACTTTGAGCGCACCCTATCTCATGCGGAAACTAAGATTAACCTCTGCTTTGTCAGGCTAATGCTGAAGCGGCTTGCAGCTACTTCCTGAGATCTCAAATGGGTTCTATAGGATCGCAAAGACCCCATTTAGCATCATAAATACACAGAAATAAAAGCCATGATTCAATCATTTCTAGATTCAATACTTGATGTAGGGATAAACGAGTAAGGATTCATTGACGCAGAACGACACTTGAGATCGAAGTGACAGTCAAGAACGAAATGACAAGCCAGATCGAAATGACAAGCCAGATCGAAATGACAAGTCGGATCAAAGTGACAACTAAGATCGCAACGACAACTAGGATCGGCAAAGGTTATTGAGGATTTGCTGCTGGTTTGTTGGAATCTACTGACTTGGCCACCGCTGCTTGCTTACGATAACTATCGGCTTGAATCTCGACAATGAGGGCATGATGAACTAATCGGTCTACGGCTGCAACGGTCATCATGGAATCGGAAAAGATGGCATCCCACTGACTGAAGGGTTGATTAGCCGTAATCAGTAAGCTCTTACGCTCATACCGATGGGCAATGAGTTCAAATAGAACGGAGGTTTCGGCTTCTGACTTTTTGACATAGCCCAGGTCATCGAGTACTAGCAAGTCAAAGCGGTCGAGCTTTTTGAGGGTGGATTGCAGTTGCAATTGCAGTTTTGAGTGCTGCAGATGTTGCACCAGGGCGATGGCGGAGCAGAACTTGACGCGTTTACCAAACTCCACCATGCGACGAGCTACACCTGCAGCCAAATGCGTTTTTCCCACGCCACTGCTGCCAAAGAGCAACAGATTCTCCGCCCGTGTGAGCCAGGTAGAATCGTCTGCCAGTTGCATTAAGGGGGCAGGATTGAATTTTGGACACCAGGAAAAGTCAAAGTTGGAAAGGGTTTTTGCGTTTGGCAGTTGGGCTTGGCTTAAGGCTCTTTGCAGGCGAGCACTCCAGCGACGCTGAGCCTCCAATTCGCAAAGAGCCAGCAAGAACTGCGCGTAGGACCAACTCTCCTGCATCGCCTGAGCCTCGAGGGTTTCCCAATGAACCAGCATGTGGGAGAGGTGCAATTGCTTGAGGTGTAGACTTAGGCTTTGGTAAGGGCTGGGTTGGGGCGGTGGGGGACAGGAGTTGGTCATAGGAGGCGAGATCCGGTTGGGGAGGATGCAGGGGAGGCAGGTGGATGGGTTTGAGCAATCCAAAGTGTTGCTGCAAGGCTGAAAGCGTCAGAGTATTGGTTTGCAGATGGTGATGTCAGTATTCGGCAACCTGAGATTCTTTGTCATCGGCAGCCGCAATATACAAGCTTTCAACCATCAGGACAGCGGCGGTATCGAGGTCAAACTGCGTTTTCATCTGTTGCCACAGGTGTTGCCATTGCTCATTGGGCAGTAAGTCCTGTTGCCAGGTGCAGTACAAGAATGCTCGGGGCTTGCGCCTGAGTCCTTCAGCCACATGTCGGTAGTTGATACACCGAGCACGTCGTTTGCCTGTGCCACTGGTTCGAATGCGAGGCAACTCCACCACCTGCTGGCGATGTAAATACCCGACAATCCGGTCATGATATAGATGGAGTTCAAGTTGCCGTCCAATCAGTCGGGCAGGCACGGTATACAACACACAGCGCACATCAATCGTGCTGTGGCAACTCACACGGGCGGTGAGGATTTCGTAATCGGCGACCCGTCCTTGGGGCAAGGGTTGCAAATAGGCTTTTTCAGCCTCAATCTTCTCGGTGTGCTGGGCGTTAAGTCTATCGACCGCCTGGTTAATCAAGGCTTGATACTCGGCAATGCTGCTGAACTCATAACTCCCGCGCAGCAGCAAGGCTTGCTCAATGCGATTCTTCAAGTGTCCATGGGGAGACTCAATCGACCCATTCTCATGGGCAATGCTGGTGTTGTTTCGCGTCGGTTGCATCCGATAGTGGTGGCACAGATCGTCATACAACCGCGTTAAGGGTTTGTTCCGAACACCCCCCAGGTTTCGATAGGCGGCACTCAAACTATCGGTACGGTGCTGCTTTGGCGCACCTCCACAGGCAAACAGAGCATTTTGTAAGCCTTCGGAGAGCGCAATGAAACTCTCCCCACCTTGGATAATTTGGGCATATTGCCAGCCACTGTATCCCAGACGATAGTGATAGATTAAATGCTCAAACGGCTGACCATTGAGGGTGATCTCAATCCCCTTTAACTCGGTGAAGTCGGAAAATCCCAGCCTCCCTGGTTCATGCCGCAACTCAAACATCACTTCTGGGGCTGACCCATGCAGCGCTTTCCATGTTGCCACTCGTCGCTGTAGGGTTCGCAGCACCTGCGGGTACTTGCCAGGGTATTTTGTTTGCAGATATTCGAACAGTGTCATCGGTTTGAGCTTTGGTTGCGCTCGCAGCATTGGCTCTAGTTCACTTTCCCACACCTCCGCTAACGGGTCGGCACTCGTTCGCCACGCTCGCACCTTTCCCCGGTTTGGTTGGTAGTCCCCAGATTCAATGCGTTGTCCACTGCGTTCTGAAAATTGGGCAACATAAGCCGCTTCGGCTTGAGTTAAACCGAGTTCTCGGGCATTCATGTACACTCTGACTTGATAAGTTTC is part of the Kovacikia minuta CCNUW1 genome and encodes:
- a CDS encoding transposase — encoded protein: MGERTVFTYLAAPSFPEWQPSPRRRSRPSILTPYKSYLLEQWNAGQRQTQQLFEDIQQQGYQGTYKTVAKYTHQLRQAQRQQLSTLEGRGPTPASIESKQPPLSARRAAWLVLNPRPQRSTEDESLRLELQQHPELVTAIHLAQQFADLVRQRLPELLDLWLEQASNSSIKQFQNFAKSLQEDYEAVKAGVTLAVSNGQVEGQINRLKMLKRQMYGRAGFDLLQRRVVLAS
- a CDS encoding NAD(P)-dependent alcohol dehydrogenase, yielding MYNTKAYSAASATSPLAADTIARRDPTETDVQIEILFCGICHSDLHAVRDEWSDFMSTTYPIVPGHEIVGRVTEVGSAVTKFKSGDLVGVGCMVDSDGTCPNCKAGFEQFCQNTIFTYNSPDKHKTAPMTYGGYSNSVVVDERFVLRVPPNLDLAGAAPLLCAGITTYSPLHHWGVTEGKKVGVVGLGGLGHMGVKIAHALGAHVVVFTTSPDKTEDALRLGADEVVVSRNADEMQKHAGSFDFILDTVSAKHDINAYLNLLRLDGNITLVGAPEKPLDVAAFSLIMGRRSLSGSMIGGIPETQEMLDFCGKHNITADVEVIPIQKVNEAYDRLLKADVKYRFVIDMASLKSE
- a CDS encoding transposase, with product MVSALICSGQLSLPAWEPYVPSRATQAQSVERRWRRFLGNQRVRVSRLYLPLVMAALSGWKQHRLYLALDTSVLWNRYCMIHRSVVCCGRAVPLLWRVLEHGSATVAFGEYQPLLRKARWLLRQHPDVMLLADRGFANHELMEWLQASRWHYCFRIPCDVLLHGASKYPRIVSSLYPPLGEARLYRHVRLWTDGVHRCNLVLATVKGAKESWAVVTDEAPSLQTLWQYALRFRVEELFLDSKSGAFELEDSRLRCEAALERLYLFAALTLLYATAQGMSVQIAGLRQQVDPHWRRGISYLKIGLRWLRGVVHKGRQLLSPLPLLPQDPEPCFASNRAEQDFYHQIWFTRIRSLTCKP
- a CDS encoding (R)-mandelonitrile lyase, with product MDIKRSGSQPSSRGPDAYFTGTVRIDPLFEAQEPARTSGASVTFEPGARTAWHTHPLGQTLIVTAGSGFVQRWGEAIEPIRPGDVIWFEPDEKHWHGASPTTAMTHIAIQEWLDGKPVDWLEKVSDEQYQTPNVNN
- a CDS encoding pyridoxamine 5'-phosphate oxidase family protein — encoded protein: MHSINSETQLDSFAITQRTQIKRIPQRGNYDRALIHQILDQALICQVGFVVEGQPFVIPTAYGRVEDRLYIHGSPASRMLRTLKAGVDVCVTVTLLDGLVLARSAFHHSMNYRSVVIFGKAIVVESGTEKLEALKAFTEHVVPGRWAEVRPPNPQELAGTLVLSLPLHEASAKVRTGPPKDDDADYALPIWAGELPLHQTTLTPIPDPQLQASVELPTSVQHYSRSLSTVK
- a CDS encoding DMT family transporter, producing the protein MRTKHHHPRIGIQPAGSRRQRHSGHKIHPETLGFAFGFLGVLTFSLTLPATRLAVAELDATIVGLGRAVIAAILAALLLKITRQPLPSQRHLPSLGVIAAGVIVGFPLLSAWAMQSLPAAHGAIVLGILPLATALAGAVRTGDRPSLAFWVCSGLGSAIVVLFALLSAGGHLQNADLALLGAVAAAAIGYAEGGRLSRELGGWQVICWALVLAAPFLAVPVLLASIHHGIQASLQSWLGFGYVSVFSMFLGFFAWYHGLAIGGVARVSQVQLLQPFLTLFASAFLLHEKVTAFTFGMAMLVVVLVALGRKTAIAGYVEPN
- a CDS encoding Uma2 family endonuclease — translated: MTTQLIQSPKPRQAKVVHNLTWEQLEEIDRSLEDFPGMRLAYLDGTLEIMPISPEHENFKSTISRLLETYLDETDIRYYRRGGPSYGNKELGARNEPDESYNLDSRKSFPDLVIEVVISSGGVNKLEGYRRMGVTEVWFWEDGVLQINHLRETGYELVSRSELLPGLPLDLFRRYITYHDQYDAVREFRQALRKGFGRGDGG
- a CDS encoding GNAT family N-acetyltransferase, whose amino-acid sequence is MLTQQRFQVRAATSAEDTLIAQHFYQMWLDNQVAESAISPSWLKITLQFIRQARETLGYQAFVATVEGRVVGSAGGQRFAGLYPNIMNATDRCDGYIWGVYVEPAHRHQGIATQLTQQTIAHLKTIGCTHAVLNASPSGKPVYSHLGFFESNLMRLDLREIAI
- a CDS encoding ribbon-helix-helix domain-containing protein is translated as MSKRLHVTLPDGVYLKLETWAESEARPVANLAAYLLQKVIGEAED
- a CDS encoding AraC family transcriptional regulator — its product is MNAVKTSETFDIVSINNPQAKREDDRSQANREELTERIAQAIRQDGMTLAVSAEQHEALKGLYFNRASAPSECAHSVSIPAFCVIAQGSKEVLLGSDRYQYDPMHYLLATAELPIASQILEASPEKPYLSLRLDLDPTLVGSVMVEAGYASAQRGASVKAIDVSPLDADLLDAVVRLVRLLDSPTEAHVLAPLIKREIIYRLLMGAQGNRLCQIAVLSGYTHHIAKAVDRLRKDFNQPLRIEDIARELGMSVSGFHHHFKSVTAMSPLQFQKQLRLQEARRLMLGENLDATSAAYRVGYDDASHFNREYKRLFGAPPMRDVERLRATAQLGST